One Microbacterium sp. SSM24 genomic window, CGCTCGCCGACGTCGCGTCATGGGTCGGGGTGTCCGGGCTCTCGTTCCTCGTCGTTCTGGTGTGCGCCGCCGCCGTGGAGTACGCCCGACTCGGACGCTGGCGCGACCTGCGCACCGCACTTCCCGTCGCCATCGCGATCGTGGCACTCGTGCTGCCCCCGCAGTTTCCGACATCCGCCGGCGGGACGATCAGGGTCGGTGCCGTGCAGGGCAACGGTCCGACCGGCTACTTCGACGAGCGCAGCCGCAACGATGTGCTCAACGCGCAGCTCGCGGCGACCGCCCCGCTCTTCGGCGAGGACATCGACGTGCTGTTGTGGCCGGAGGGCGGCATCGACTCCGACCCGACGCAGAACGATTCGACCGCCGCGGTGCTCGACGCACTGTCGGAGCGTCTCGGCGCGCCGCTCCTCGTCAGCGCGGTGACCCAGCGCGGCGACGACTACTTCAACTCGTCCCTGCTGTGGCGGGCCGGAGCCCACAATCCGGTCGACACCTACGACAAGCGGCACCCTGTGCCGTTCGGCGAGTATGTGCCCGATCGCTGGCTGTACCGGATGTTCGCGCCGGACCTCATCGACCTCATCCAACGTGAGTACACGCCGGGAACGTCGTCACCGGAGTTCGACGTCGACGGGGTCGGCGTCGGTCTCGCGATCTGCTTCGACGTCATCTACGACGACGTGATCTGGGAGGGCGCGCGGGACGGCGCCGAGGTCTACATGTTCCAGACGAACAACGCGGACTTCCGCGGCACGAACGAGAATCTCCAGCAGCTGGCGTTCGCGCGCATGCGCGCGATCGAGACCGGACGGTCCGTCGTGAACCTCTCGACGGTGGGCACGAGTCAGGTCATCGCCGCCGACGGCACGACGATCGACGGGCTTCCGGCCGACACCGCAGGCCATATGCTGACCGACGTTCCGCTGCGCACCGGACTCACCCCGGCCGTCGTCGCCGGTGCCGGCATCAAGGCGTTCCTCGCGTGGGGGAGTCTCGCCGCTCTCGTCGTCATCGGCGGCGTGGTGGGCGTGCGCCGCCGTGCGGACGCGAAGACGCCGGCTCCCGAAGGAACCGGCGTCGGACCGAGCGAGTGACGCTCAGGCGCTGATCTTGTCGAGGGTGACGTCCTCGCCGGCGCCGCGACGGGCGCGAACGTAGGCGAGACGCTCCTCGAGGAGCTCTTCGAGCTCGGGGACCGTGCGGCGCTCGAGCAGCATGTCCCAGTGGCTGCGGGGGATCTTGTCACCGGAGTGATCGACGGTAGCGGTGCCGTCGCCGACGCGCAGGAGCGCCTCGGCACCACAGGTACGGCACTCCCATGCCGGAGGAACCTCAGCATCGGCCGCAAACGTCAGTTTCGTGTCACGCCCGCAGGCCGTGCACGTGTAGGCGTGCTGTGCACGCTCGTGGAAGACGACGCCCTCTTCGCTCTGTAGGCTCTGGGCGCCGAGTCGGATGCCGCGCAAGCTGCGGTCTGCCATTGTGTGGTCCTCTCGTCGCTGTATAGGTATAACGAAGCGACCTGTGCGGATCATCCGAAACGGCATTGGGACGACCCGTTTCACAGTGGATGCACAGCAGTCGCGCTCTCGGAGAAGGGCGGGGCCGCTCGCGCGTTCTCAGCGCAGCGCACGCAAGGCGAGATCAGCGCGATCCGTGACGATCCCGTCCACTCCCATGCGCACGAGCCTGGTCATGTCGGCGGGGTCGTTGACGGTCCAGACGTGCACTTCGACGTCGTGCGAATGA contains:
- the lnt gene encoding apolipoprotein N-acyltransferase: MPLAAAPRPLLPLWAAVAASLASGLLLTTAFPSLSWWPVVFVSVPLALVGLIGRRSWSAVLVGFAFGAAFFFVNLSFTARYLGPVPWIALSMLEATITAALAVLIALAYRWTPRVLPGAWGRLVVLPALVAGLWTLREEVLGTFPYGGFPWGRLGISQANGPLADVASWVGVSGLSFLVVLVCAAAVEYARLGRWRDLRTALPVAIAIVALVLPPQFPTSAGGTIRVGAVQGNGPTGYFDERSRNDVLNAQLAATAPLFGEDIDVLLWPEGGIDSDPTQNDSTAAVLDALSERLGAPLLVSAVTQRGDDYFNSSLLWRAGAHNPVDTYDKRHPVPFGEYVPDRWLYRMFAPDLIDLIQREYTPGTSSPEFDVDGVGVGLAICFDVIYDDVIWEGARDGAEVYMFQTNNADFRGTNENLQQLAFARMRAIETGRSVVNLSTVGTSQVIAADGTTIDGLPADTAGHMLTDVPLRTGLTPAVVAGAGIKAFLAWGSLAALVVIGGVVGVRRRADAKTPAPEGTGVGPSE
- a CDS encoding RNA polymerase-binding protein RbpA, translated to MADRSLRGIRLGAQSLQSEEGVVFHERAQHAYTCTACGRDTKLTFAADAEVPPAWECRTCGAEALLRVGDGTATVDHSGDKIPRSHWDMLLERRTVPELEELLEERLAYVRARRGAGEDVTLDKISA